In Pseudomonas sp. PDM14, a genomic segment contains:
- the dusA gene encoding tRNA dihydrouridine(20/20a) synthase DusA — MNQIVKPRISRTFSVAPMMDWTDRHCRYFLRQLSRHALLYTEMVTTGALLNGDAERFLRYDECEHPLALQLGGSDPAQLAACARMAEAHGYDEVNLNVGCPSDRVQNNMIGACLMGHPTLVAECVKAMQDAVSIPVTVKHRIGINGRDSYAELCDFVGTVRDAGCRSFTVHARIAILEGLSPKENREVPPLRYDVAAQLKQDFPDLELILNGGIKTLEECQQHLQTFDGVMLGREAYHNPYLLAQVDQLLFGSTQPSISRAEALARMRPYIERHIVEGGVMHHITRHVLGLGQGFPGARRFRQLLSVDVHKVKDPLALLDQAGELLVGR; from the coding sequence ATGAATCAAATAGTTAAGCCACGCATATCACGAACATTCAGCGTCGCCCCGATGATGGACTGGACGGACCGCCATTGCCGCTACTTCCTGCGCCAGTTGTCGCGTCATGCGCTGCTGTACACCGAGATGGTCACCACCGGTGCGCTGCTCAACGGCGACGCCGAGCGCTTCCTGCGCTATGACGAGTGCGAGCACCCGCTGGCACTGCAGCTGGGCGGCAGCGACCCGGCGCAGCTGGCAGCCTGCGCGCGCATGGCCGAAGCGCATGGCTATGACGAGGTCAACCTGAACGTCGGCTGCCCCAGTGACCGGGTGCAGAACAACATGATCGGCGCCTGTCTGATGGGCCATCCAACCCTGGTTGCCGAGTGCGTCAAGGCGATGCAGGACGCCGTATCGATCCCGGTGACGGTCAAGCACCGCATCGGCATCAACGGCCGAGACAGCTACGCCGAACTGTGCGATTTCGTCGGCACGGTACGCGATGCCGGTTGCCGCAGTTTCACCGTACACGCCCGTATCGCCATCCTCGAGGGCCTGTCGCCGAAAGAAAATCGCGAGGTACCGCCGCTGCGCTACGACGTCGCCGCGCAGCTCAAGCAGGACTTTCCCGATCTGGAGCTGATCCTCAATGGCGGTATCAAGACCCTGGAGGAATGCCAACAGCACCTGCAGACCTTCGACGGCGTGATGCTGGGCCGCGAGGCCTATCACAACCCTTATCTGCTGGCGCAGGTCGACCAGTTGCTGTTCGGCAGCACGCAGCCGTCGATCAGTCGCGCCGAAGCGCTGGCGCGCATGCGCCCGTACATCGAACGGCACATCGTCGAGGGCGGTGTGATGCATCACATCACCCGCCATGTGCTCGGCCTGGGCCAGGGTTTCCCCGGTGCGCGGCGCTTCCGTCAGCTGCTGTCGGTGGACGTACACAAGGTCAAGGACCCGCTGGCGCTGCTCGACCAGGCCGGGGAACTGCTGGTCGGCCGCTGA
- a CDS encoding FAD-binding oxidoreductase → MSEQNALNLVAGFSEAFAAKLALEQSGSDFYEVRGEVGSTVVQLHPKRLALQVAEIFEDTPTTKTLRLVAVDGQALPPFQAGQYINLFVEIDGVQTARPYAMSSSPSQRTYYDLTVKRAKGGFVSNYLLDRVTLGQRLTSSGPMGTFHHNPLFHGDDLVFLAGGSGSAPARSILLNILDRQLPQRLHMVYLNSHVDDVIFADELRELAGQHANFTLSEVISRPPAGYSGRSGRLNREMLQDLLGEIGNQMFYICGPTPFNDSCVALLTALGVARRRIRVEANGAPKAPHEQAGWPEGVALDDEVQITVQGRGSFRSTVGEPLLNALERNGYFVENACRSGECSLCRVKLVAGSVFNPQEAHLRKSDRDFSWIYSCVAFPTGDIEVLL, encoded by the coding sequence ATGTCTGAGCAGAATGCGTTGAACCTGGTTGCCGGTTTTTCCGAGGCGTTCGCCGCCAAGCTGGCGCTGGAGCAGAGCGGCAGCGACTTCTATGAAGTGCGCGGCGAAGTCGGCAGCACCGTGGTGCAGTTGCACCCCAAGCGCCTGGCGCTGCAAGTCGCCGAGATCTTCGAGGACACGCCCACTACCAAGACCCTGCGCCTGGTCGCGGTCGACGGCCAGGCGTTGCCACCGTTCCAGGCTGGCCAGTACATCAACCTGTTCGTCGAGATCGACGGGGTACAGACGGCCCGGCCCTACGCCATGTCGTCCTCGCCGTCGCAGCGCACGTATTACGACCTGACCGTGAAGCGCGCCAAGGGCGGCTTCGTCTCCAACTACCTGCTCGACCGCGTGACGCTGGGGCAGCGCCTCACCAGCTCGGGACCGATGGGCACCTTCCATCACAACCCGCTGTTCCATGGCGACGACCTGGTATTCCTCGCTGGCGGTTCCGGCTCTGCGCCGGCGCGCAGCATTCTGCTGAACATCCTCGATCGCCAACTGCCGCAGCGTCTGCACATGGTCTACCTGAACAGCCATGTGGATGACGTGATCTTCGCCGACGAGCTGCGCGAGCTGGCCGGGCAGCATGCCAACTTCACCCTGAGCGAAGTGATCTCGCGTCCGCCGGCTGGCTACAGCGGCCGCAGCGGCCGTCTTAACCGGGAGATGCTGCAAGACCTGCTGGGCGAGATCGGCAACCAGATGTTCTACATCTGCGGCCCGACGCCGTTCAACGACAGCTGCGTGGCGCTGTTGACCGCGCTGGGCGTGGCTCGCCGGCGCATCCGCGTCGAAGCCAACGGCGCGCCCAAGGCGCCGCACGAACAGGCCGGCTGGCCAGAAGGCGTAGCCCTGGACGATGAAGTGCAGATCACCGTGCAGGGCCGTGGCAGCTTCCGCAGCACCGTTGGCGAGCCGCTGCTCAACGCCCTGGAACGCAACGGCTACTTCGTCGAGAACGCCTGCCGTTCGGGCGAGTGCAGCCTGTGCCGGGTCAAGCTGGTGGCCGGTTCGGTGTTCAATCCGCAGGAAGCGCACTTGCGCAAATCCGACCGTGATTTCAGCTGGATCTATTCCTGCGTGGCGTTCCCGACCGGGGATATCGAAGTCCTGCTGTAA
- a CDS encoding class I SAM-dependent methyltransferase: protein MRDDELKALFDQQAAGYDKQWSGMAPIREALYRLLDALFAALPENARILCVGVGTGAEVAHLAGRFPGWQFTAVDPSGAMLEVCRQRAAQDGFLSRCYFHEGYLDTLPGMPEHDGATCFLVSQFLLERRARTAFFHEIACRLKPGGVLANADLASDTGSPAYEALLRSWMTLMSSAGVQPEMLERARVAYARDVAILPTQQVAGLIEAAGFEAPVQFFQAGLMHGWACPRKASRAR from the coding sequence ATGCGCGATGACGAACTCAAGGCTTTGTTCGACCAGCAGGCAGCCGGTTACGACAAGCAGTGGTCGGGGATGGCGCCCATTCGCGAGGCGCTCTATCGGTTGCTCGATGCGCTGTTCGCCGCATTGCCGGAGAACGCGCGAATACTCTGCGTCGGTGTTGGTACGGGGGCAGAAGTGGCTCACCTGGCCGGCCGCTTTCCCGGCTGGCAGTTCACCGCAGTCGATCCGTCGGGGGCAATGCTCGAGGTCTGCCGGCAGCGTGCCGCCCAGGACGGCTTTCTCTCGCGCTGTTACTTCCATGAAGGCTATCTCGACACGCTGCCGGGCATGCCCGAGCACGACGGGGCGACGTGTTTTCTGGTGTCCCAGTTCCTGCTCGAGCGTCGGGCGCGGACTGCGTTCTTCCACGAGATTGCCTGTCGACTCAAGCCGGGCGGCGTGCTGGCGAACGCCGATCTCGCTTCCGACACCGGGTCGCCGGCCTACGAGGCGCTGCTGCGTAGCTGGATGACGCTGATGTCCTCTGCTGGCGTGCAGCCGGAGATGCTGGAGCGGGCGCGAGTGGCCTACGCCCGTGATGTAGCCATCCTGCCCACGCAGCAGGTTGCCGGGCTTATCGAGGCGGCGGGGTTCGAGGCGCCGGTGCAGTTCTTTCAGGCCGGGCTGATGCACGGCTGGGCCTGCCCGCGGAAGGCGAGCCGCGCGAGATAA
- a CDS encoding AMP-binding protein, translating into MTTRRWEQHYPAHLQGYQIDAASLSGSLAESAREGAQRFADAPAFTQVLPNGLHAELTFSDIDRLSSAFAAYLVQEQGLQAGDVVALQLPNSLHYPIAVLGAWKAGLIVTNVNPLYTARELDAQLIDSGAKLLVACDLFAKRAEPVVAQLGVALVLTSLSDFFPEPIAQAIQRTLEEQAGDDLTPQVAFLRFTQALDRGQELTLEERHHPVALYQYTGGTTGRSKGAVLTHANLKAVLRMAEDYLAGFGAQIEPGEIILTIPPLYHIFAFNFNFLLFFRRGAHNLLVPNPRPLSNTQPAFDKFPVRWMTGVDTLYAGLLAEPWFQANPPKLKLAVSGGTSLRPVTGERWRAAVGQILEGYGLTESCCFVAFNPPGPKERPGTVGLPLPGSDVRIASADGHELAPGTPGELLVRGPHIIEAYLNRPEETREAFVDGWFRTGDIAVMDEEGYIRIVDRKKDMVLVSGFNVYPNEVEAVIAEHPDVSEVAVIGVPDEATGEALCAYVALHRPGLDAQTIIQHCRERLTAYKVPKRIEFREQLPKSPIGKILRAQLRT; encoded by the coding sequence ATGACTACCCGTCGTTGGGAACAGCACTATCCAGCACACCTGCAGGGTTACCAGATCGACGCCGCGTCGCTGTCAGGCAGCCTCGCGGAGTCGGCGCGAGAGGGGGCGCAACGCTTCGCCGACGCGCCGGCCTTCACCCAGGTGTTGCCCAACGGGTTGCACGCGGAGCTGACCTTCAGTGATATCGACCGGCTGTCCAGCGCCTTTGCCGCCTACCTGGTGCAGGAGCAGGGCCTGCAGGCGGGCGATGTGGTGGCCCTGCAGCTGCCCAACAGCCTGCACTATCCCATCGCGGTGCTGGGCGCCTGGAAGGCCGGGTTGATCGTCACCAACGTCAACCCGCTGTACACCGCGCGTGAGCTGGATGCGCAGCTGATCGACAGTGGCGCCAAGCTGCTGGTGGCCTGCGACCTGTTCGCCAAGCGCGCCGAGCCGGTGGTTGCGCAACTGGGCGTTGCGCTGGTGCTGACCAGCCTGAGCGACTTCTTCCCTGAGCCGATTGCCCAGGCCATCCAGCGCACGCTAGAAGAACAGGCCGGCGATGACCTGACGCCGCAGGTGGCCTTCCTGCGTTTCACCCAGGCCCTGGACCGTGGCCAGGAGCTGACGCTGGAGGAGCGCCACCATCCCGTGGCCCTGTACCAGTACACCGGCGGCACCACGGGCAGGAGCAAGGGCGCGGTGCTGACCCATGCCAACCTCAAGGCGGTGCTGCGCATGGCCGAGGACTACCTCGCGGGTTTCGGCGCGCAGATCGAGCCGGGCGAGATCATCCTCACCATCCCGCCGCTCTATCATATCTTCGCCTTCAACTTTAACTTCCTGCTGTTCTTCCGCCGGGGTGCGCACAACCTGCTGGTGCCCAATCCGCGACCGCTGTCCAACACCCAGCCGGCCTTCGACAAGTTTCCGGTGCGCTGGATGACGGGCGTAGACACCCTGTATGCCGGCCTGCTGGCCGAGCCCTGGTTCCAGGCCAATCCGCCCAAACTCAAGCTCGCCGTATCCGGCGGCACTTCGCTGCGTCCGGTAACCGGCGAACGCTGGCGTGCGGCCGTCGGGCAGATTCTCGAAGGCTATGGCCTGACCGAAAGCTGCTGCTTCGTCGCCTTCAATCCACCGGGGCCGAAGGAGCGCCCAGGCACCGTCGGCCTGCCGTTGCCCGGCAGCGACGTGCGCATCGCCAGTGCTGATGGCCACGAGCTGGCGCCCGGCACACCCGGCGAGTTGCTGGTGCGCGGCCCGCACATCATCGAGGCGTACCTCAATCGCCCCGAGGAAACCCGCGAAGCCTTCGTCGATGGCTGGTTCCGCACCGGCGATATCGCGGTGATGGACGAGGAGGGCTACATCCGCATCGTCGACCGCAAGAAAGACATGGTGCTGGTCTCCGGCTTCAACGTGTACCCCAACGAAGTGGAGGCGGTGATCGCCGAGCACCCGGACGTCAGCGAAGTGGCGGTGATCGGCGTACCCGACGAGGCAACGGGTGAAGCGCTGTGCGCCTACGTCGCGCTGCATCGGCCGGGGCTGGATGCGCAAACCATCATCCAGCATTGCCGCGAACGGCTGACCGCCTACAAGGTGCCAAAGCGCATCGAGTTCCGCGAGCAGCTGCCCAAGTCACCCATCGGCAAGATCCTGCGGGCGCAGTTGCGGACATGA
- a CDS encoding enoyl-CoA hydratase-related protein produces MAPTYECFAISVDNGIAHLQLNRPDKANSLTRAFWSELPDAVDQLSRSGQVRAMVISAQGKVFCGGLDMQMFSTAKEFHASCPQEREVLQVNLERMQGALNALERARFPVIAAVQGACIGGGFDLIAACDLCFASETAKFRIEETNVGMMADLGVLQRLPRLIPAGVARYLALTGDTLDAAEAYRLGLLAKVFATPEELLEGAFAAARKIAERPPVAINGIKRAMLYSRDHGVYESLQHTVLLQSAILSGQDILRSVGARMSGTPAQFDDLHALQKTF; encoded by the coding sequence ATGGCTCCAACCTACGAGTGTTTTGCGATTAGCGTCGACAACGGCATCGCCCACCTGCAGCTCAACCGTCCCGACAAGGCCAACAGCCTGACGCGGGCCTTCTGGAGCGAGCTGCCCGATGCCGTCGACCAGCTGAGCCGCTCCGGTCAGGTACGGGCGATGGTGATTTCGGCACAGGGCAAGGTGTTTTGCGGCGGCCTGGACATGCAGATGTTTTCCACCGCCAAGGAATTCCACGCCAGCTGCCCGCAAGAGCGCGAGGTGCTGCAGGTCAATCTGGAACGCATGCAGGGCGCGCTGAATGCCCTGGAGCGTGCGCGCTTTCCGGTGATCGCCGCAGTGCAGGGCGCCTGCATCGGCGGTGGTTTCGACCTGATCGCCGCCTGCGACCTGTGCTTCGCCAGCGAGACCGCCAAGTTCCGTATCGAGGAAACCAACGTCGGCATGATGGCCGATCTCGGCGTGCTGCAACGTCTGCCACGGCTGATTCCTGCCGGCGTGGCGCGTTACCTGGCATTGACCGGGGACACCCTGGACGCCGCAGAAGCCTATCGCCTGGGCCTGCTGGCCAAGGTCTTCGCCACCCCCGAGGAACTGCTGGAAGGCGCGTTCGCCGCCGCTCGCAAGATCGCCGAGCGCCCGCCGGTGGCGATCAACGGGATCAAGCGCGCGATGCTCTACAGCCGTGACCACGGCGTCTACGAATCCCTGCAACACACCGTATTGCTGCAGAGCGCGATCCTCAGCGGCCAGGACATTCTGCGCTCGGTCGGCGCGCGGATGAGCGGGACGCCGGCGCAATTCGACGACCTGCACGCGCTGCAAAAAACCTTCTGA
- a CDS encoding TetR/AcrR family transcriptional regulator: protein MSKPSQRARDTYHVGNLAPQLLSAAREMLEEVGPTKLSLRAVSERVGVSSTAAYHHYANRAELVGQLAAQGFRELGTALRREDQANAGLQKLRDASLAYFSFARANPALYQLMFGPELGDNEMPLEYREARDEAFGELMRIIAEILGQDMDSAEVRRAALAGWSYTHGLASLVIHGVLQLPASTSDARFVDSTLQGFAHLFTAGGGATPKP from the coding sequence ATGAGCAAGCCATCCCAACGCGCCCGCGACACCTACCACGTAGGCAACCTCGCCCCGCAACTGCTCAGCGCCGCGCGGGAAATGCTCGAGGAAGTGGGGCCGACCAAACTGTCGCTGCGCGCGGTATCGGAACGGGTCGGGGTGAGTTCGACGGCGGCCTATCACCACTACGCCAACCGCGCCGAGCTGGTCGGCCAGTTGGCGGCTCAGGGTTTTCGCGAACTGGGCACGGCGCTACGCCGAGAAGACCAGGCAAACGCTGGCCTGCAGAAATTGCGTGATGCCAGCCTGGCCTACTTCAGCTTCGCCCGTGCCAACCCGGCGCTGTACCAGCTGATGTTCGGCCCGGAACTGGGCGACAACGAGATGCCGCTGGAATACCGCGAAGCACGCGACGAGGCCTTCGGCGAACTCATGCGCATCATCGCCGAGATACTCGGGCAGGACATGGACAGCGCCGAAGTCCGCCGCGCCGCCCTGGCGGGCTGGTCCTACACCCATGGCCTGGCCTCGCTGGTGATCCACGGCGTACTGCAACTCCCCGCCTCGACCAGCGACGCACGCTTCGTCGACAGCACGCTGCAGGGCTTCGCACACCTGTTCACGGCTGGAGGCGGAGCAACGCCGAAGCCCTGA
- a CDS encoding hydroxymethylglutaryl-CoA reductase, translating into MSRGVPIPRNPANDYTSEQAKVRRDFVKAQTGASLDTVGQYAIDPQVTSGNIENFIGVVQMPLGLAGPLRIEGEHARGDFYVPMATTEGTLLASYSRGMRAISASGGVKTTVVKHSMQRAPVFLFDDALQARDFGAWLVSEFETIKAVSETTTRSGKLFEIEQYPVANMLYTRFCYTTGDAAGQNMTSKATFAACEWIKANHPLQPRYILSGAIDTDKKHSAMNMIQTRGKRVIAEFTLKREVAHELLRVDPVNLYRYRQIAAVGAFQAGTAYSGAHSANGLAAVYIATGQDAANVAESHGGITYGQLLDNGDYYWSVTLPAVICATHGGGTGLPTQRECLELLGCYGTGKADKLAEIIAAVVLAGDVSLTSAVLAGDWVSSHEALGRNR; encoded by the coding sequence ATGTCCAGAGGCGTCCCCATCCCCCGCAACCCCGCCAACGATTACACCAGCGAGCAGGCCAAGGTCCGTCGCGACTTTGTCAAAGCGCAAACCGGCGCCTCACTGGACACGGTCGGCCAGTACGCCATCGACCCGCAAGTCACCAGTGGCAATATCGAGAACTTCATCGGCGTGGTGCAGATGCCACTGGGGCTGGCCGGCCCGCTGCGGATCGAGGGCGAACACGCGCGGGGCGACTTCTATGTACCGATGGCCACCACCGAAGGCACTTTGCTGGCGAGTTACAGCCGGGGCATGCGGGCGATCAGCGCATCCGGCGGGGTGAAAACCACCGTGGTCAAACACTCCATGCAGCGTGCTCCGGTGTTCCTCTTCGACGATGCCTTGCAGGCGCGCGACTTCGGCGCCTGGCTGGTAAGCGAGTTCGAAACCATCAAGGCGGTCAGCGAAACCACCACCCGCAGCGGCAAGCTGTTCGAGATCGAGCAGTATCCGGTGGCCAACATGCTCTACACCCGCTTCTGCTACACCACCGGGGACGCCGCCGGGCAGAACATGACCAGCAAGGCCACCTTCGCCGCCTGCGAATGGATCAAGGCCAATCACCCCTTGCAGCCGCGCTACATCCTTTCCGGCGCCATCGATACCGACAAGAAACACTCGGCGATGAACATGATCCAGACCCGTGGCAAGCGGGTGATCGCCGAGTTCACCCTCAAGCGTGAAGTGGCCCACGAGCTGCTGCGCGTCGACCCCGTCAACCTCTACCGCTACCGGCAGATTGCCGCCGTCGGTGCCTTCCAGGCAGGCACTGCCTACAGCGGCGCGCACTCGGCCAACGGGCTGGCGGCGGTGTACATCGCCACCGGACAGGATGCGGCCAACGTGGCCGAATCCCACGGCGGCATCACCTATGGCCAGCTGCTGGATAACGGCGACTACTACTGGTCGGTCACCTTGCCAGCGGTGATCTGCGCCACCCACGGTGGCGGCACCGGCCTACCGACCCAGCGCGAGTGCCTGGAGCTGCTGGGCTGCTACGGCACCGGCAAGGCCGACAAACTGGCGGAAATCATCGCGGCGGTGGTCCTGGCCGGCGATGTGTCGCTGACTTCGGCAGTGCTGGCCGGGGATTGGGTCAGCAGCCATGAAGCGCTCGGGCGCAATCGCTGA
- a CDS encoding phytoene desaturase family protein produces the protein MTHYDAVVIGAGNAGLTAATALQRGGSRTLLVERHNIPGGCATSFVRGNFEFEVALHQLSGLGTEEKPFVMRKFFDKLGVLDKVEFIQEHALYRLVVPGELDVTLPASWSGIRRLLQDMYPAESEAIERFMLVCEKVTLESFMTLPQASRSNSEAMLKSMCPYYVQYGFRSAREVLDEFFSDAKLKNILATYWLYLGVSPSMLPFADLATMLYAYAVFKPWHIKGGSQAMSSALVESFLEAGGEVRFNCGVEKIHTEDGRICGVSLEGGERVSCDAVVSNASPLITFNELLDLDRPPLKIQQDFKSRRMGTSAFVIYLGLDCTPQELGVTTASSFIYETLDEEQIHARMGSLEPPLGGMLTCYNLEDPSAAPAGKSQVVLVCLQYGDVWKSVTPEDYAQTKYAFAEKLIEVIEKVYPKVRQHIEEVEVATPLTMKRYLNTPGGAIYGFQQSAQDSALLRERLDAVPGLYMAGSWTSMGGFQPTYMAGESTARAVLKQLKTKEVEHV, from the coding sequence ATGACGCATTACGACGCTGTGGTGATCGGTGCCGGCAACGCCGGGCTGACCGCCGCGACGGCGCTGCAGCGGGGCGGCAGCCGCACCCTGCTGGTCGAGCGCCACAACATTCCGGGTGGCTGCGCGACCTCCTTCGTGCGCGGCAATTTCGAGTTCGAGGTCGCGCTGCATCAGCTCAGCGGCCTGGGCACCGAGGAAAAACCGTTCGTGATGCGCAAGTTCTTCGACAAGCTGGGGGTGCTGGACAAGGTCGAGTTCATCCAGGAACACGCGCTGTATCGCCTGGTGGTGCCCGGTGAGCTGGACGTCACCCTGCCGGCCAGCTGGTCGGGCATTCGCCGCCTGCTGCAGGACATGTACCCGGCCGAGAGCGAAGCCATCGAGCGCTTCATGCTGGTCTGCGAAAAGGTCACCCTGGAAAGCTTCATGACCCTGCCGCAGGCCTCGCGCTCGAACAGCGAGGCCATGCTCAAGTCGATGTGTCCGTACTACGTGCAGTACGGCTTCCGTTCGGCGCGCGAGGTGCTGGACGAGTTCTTCAGCGACGCGAAGCTGAAGAACATCCTCGCCACCTACTGGCTCTACCTCGGCGTGTCGCCGAGCATGCTGCCGTTCGCCGACCTGGCCACCATGCTCTACGCCTATGCGGTGTTCAAGCCCTGGCACATCAAGGGCGGCTCGCAGGCCATGTCCAGCGCGCTGGTGGAGTCATTCCTCGAGGCGGGCGGCGAGGTGCGTTTCAACTGCGGCGTGGAGAAGATCCATACCGAGGATGGGCGCATCTGTGGTGTCAGCCTGGAGGGTGGCGAACGGGTCAGCTGCGACGCGGTGGTGTCCAACGCCAGCCCGCTGATCACCTTCAACGAGCTGCTCGATCTCGACCGCCCGCCGCTGAAGATCCAGCAGGATTTCAAGTCGCGGCGCATGGGCACCTCGGCCTTCGTCATCTACCTCGGCCTGGACTGCACGCCACAGGAGCTGGGAGTAACCACCGCCTCCAGCTTCATCTACGAAACCCTCGACGAGGAGCAGATCCACGCGCGCATGGGCAGCCTGGAGCCGCCGCTGGGCGGCATGCTGACCTGCTACAACCTCGAGGACCCGAGCGCCGCGCCGGCTGGTAAAAGCCAGGTGGTACTGGTCTGCCTGCAGTACGGCGATGTGTGGAAGTCGGTGACGCCGGAGGATTACGCACAGACCAAGTACGCGTTCGCCGAGAAGCTCATCGAGGTGATCGAGAAGGTCTACCCCAAGGTGCGCCAGCACATCGAGGAGGTCGAGGTGGCCACGCCGCTGACCATGAAGCGCTACCTCAATACACCGGGCGGCGCCATCTACGGCTTCCAGCAGAGCGCGCAGGATTCGGCGCTGCTGCGTGAGCGCCTGGACGCCGTGCCGGGCCTGTACATGGCCGGCTCCTGGACCTCCATGGGCGGTTTCCAGCCGACCTACATGGCCGGCGAATCGACCGCCCGCGCCGTGCTCAAGCAACTGAAGACCAAAGAGGTGGAGCATGTCTGA
- the tal gene encoding transaldolase, which yields MTSKLEQLKQYTTVVADTGDLDAISRLKPVDATTNPSLLLKAAALPRYSDLLDAAVAGCGGDLGLACDRFGVAVGQEILKVIPGRISTEVDARLSFDTTATLRRAERLIGLYDQAGIGRERVLIKIAATWEGIRAAEQLEKAGVQTNLTLLFSFAQAAACADAGVFLISPFVGRIYDWYKKAEGRDFVGAEDPGVQSVARIYQYYKANGYQTVVMGASFRNLGQIEQLAGCDRLTISPDLLQQLADDQGELPRLLDADASGEARQTLDEAAFRWALNDDPMATEKLAEGIRLFARDQEKLEALLAARA from the coding sequence ATGACCTCCAAGCTGGAACAACTCAAGCAATACACCACCGTGGTTGCCGATACCGGTGACCTCGATGCCATCAGCCGACTGAAGCCGGTCGACGCCACCACCAACCCCTCACTGCTGCTCAAGGCCGCGGCCCTGCCGCGCTACAGCGACCTGCTGGATGCTGCCGTCGCTGGCTGTGGCGGCGACCTCGGCCTGGCCTGTGACCGCTTCGGCGTGGCCGTGGGCCAGGAAATCCTCAAGGTAATTCCTGGACGCATCTCTACCGAGGTCGACGCGCGTCTGTCCTTCGACACCACCGCGACCCTGCGCCGTGCCGAACGCCTGATCGGCCTGTACGACCAGGCCGGTATCGGTCGCGAGCGCGTGCTGATCAAGATCGCCGCCACTTGGGAGGGTATCCGCGCCGCCGAACAGCTGGAAAAGGCTGGCGTACAGACCAACCTCACCCTGCTGTTCTCGTTCGCCCAGGCCGCCGCCTGCGCCGACGCCGGGGTGTTCCTGATCTCGCCCTTCGTCGGTCGTATCTACGACTGGTACAAGAAAGCCGAGGGCCGTGATTTCGTTGGCGCCGAAGACCCGGGCGTGCAATCCGTCGCGCGTATCTACCAGTACTACAAGGCCAACGGTTACCAGACCGTGGTGATGGGGGCGAGCTTTCGCAACCTCGGCCAGATCGAACAGCTGGCCGGCTGCGACCGCCTGACCATCAGCCCCGACCTGCTGCAACAGCTGGCCGACGACCAGGGCGAGCTACCGCGCCTGCTCGACGCCGACGCCAGCGGCGAAGCCCGTCAGACGCTCGACGAAGCGGCATTTCGCTGGGCACTCAACGACGACCCGATGGCCACCGAGAAGCTGGCCGAAGGCATCCGCCTGTTCGCCCGCGACCAGGAAAAACTCGAAGCCCTGCTCGCCGCCCGCGCCTGA
- a CDS encoding YheT family hydrolase: protein MSIWITAAPVLTLGLGAYYLRTAARRPQLIYQANPENQALIAQVPRLSQRFWATPWLFNGHLQLLGLGLKKVFSARLQYDRVDTLRMADGGTTALHWLGAELPASVPTLVVLHTITGSPHSMRGFVRDLQRLTGWRVVVCERRGHGGLPLTSPRFNTMGDTADLREQLRQIGERYPQSPLYAAGISAGTGLLVRYLGEQGADTPLQGAFAYCPGYDIRVAFARSRAPYTRLMARKLVRQFVTPNREALAHLPSLSALENAQSLDEFHRHLYECAGYSSQQAFLDSCNPMPVMETVSIPLLVLNAEDDPVCVLGNVRDHQQAMARMPRTLLAVTARGSHCAYLSGFTARSWAHHLAAEFLQALHASARRSSEDHPH, encoded by the coding sequence ATGTCGATCTGGATCACCGCCGCGCCCGTGCTCACCTTGGGCCTGGGTGCCTACTACCTGCGCACGGCGGCGCGCAGGCCGCAGCTGATCTACCAGGCCAACCCGGAAAATCAGGCGTTGATCGCCCAGGTGCCGCGCTTGAGTCAGCGCTTCTGGGCGACCCCCTGGTTGTTCAACGGCCACCTGCAACTGCTTGGACTGGGACTGAAGAAAGTCTTCTCCGCGCGTCTGCAGTACGACCGCGTCGATACCCTGCGCATGGCTGATGGCGGCACCACGGCCCTGCACTGGCTCGGCGCTGAACTGCCGGCTTCGGTACCGACGCTGGTGGTGCTGCACACCATCACCGGCTCGCCGCACAGCATGCGCGGCTTCGTCCGCGACCTGCAGCGGCTGACGGGCTGGCGCGTGGTGGTGTGCGAGCGGCGCGGCCATGGCGGGCTGCCGCTGACCAGCCCGCGGTTCAACACCATGGGCGATACCGCCGATTTGCGCGAGCAACTGCGGCAGATCGGCGAGCGCTATCCGCAGTCGCCGCTTTACGCCGCAGGCATCTCGGCAGGCACTGGCCTGCTGGTTCGCTACCTGGGTGAGCAGGGCGCCGATACGCCATTACAGGGGGCCTTCGCCTATTGCCCGGGCTACGACATTCGCGTCGCCTTCGCGCGCTCACGAGCGCCCTACACCCGCCTGATGGCGAGGAAGCTGGTGCGCCAGTTCGTCACCCCGAACCGCGAGGCGCTGGCCCATCTACCCAGCCTCTCGGCCCTGGAAAATGCGCAAAGCCTGGATGAGTTTCACCGCCACCTGTACGAGTGCGCGGGCTACTCCAGCCAACAGGCCTTCCTCGACAGCTGCAACCCGATGCCGGTGATGGAGACGGTGAGCATCCCGCTGCTGGTGCTCAACGCCGAGGACGACCCGGTCTGTGTACTGGGCAATGTGCGCGATCACCAGCAGGCCATGGCGCGCATGCCCCGCACGCTGCTGGCCGTCACCGCACGCGGCAGCCATTGCGCCTACCTTTCCGGTTTCACCGCGCGCTCATGGGCCCATCACCTGGCGGCCGAGTTTCTCCAGGCGCTGCATGCCAGCGCTCGTCGGTCATCGGAAGACCATCCGCACTGA